GAGGGACGTTTAATAACGGAGTAATAAAATGGAGTACCCCAGGTGAAAAGGTGTATAAATTTGATTTAGATTCTGATGAAATTAGCATAAGGTTTAACGGAACAGTTATACAGAATATAGTGGAAAAAGAAGAAGAAAAAGAGCCGGTAAAAGAAATTGAAGAAACAAAAGAAGAAGAAAAAGAGCCGGTAAAAGAAATTGAAGAAACAAAAGAAGAAGTGAAAGAGCCGGTAAAAGAAGTTGAAGAAACAAAAGAAGAAGTGAAAGAACCAACAAAAGAAGTTGAAGAAGCGAAAGAAGAAGTAAAAGAGCCAACAAAAGAAGTTGAAGAAACAAAAGAAGAAGTGAAAGAACCGGTAAAAGAAGTTGAAGAAGCGAAAGAAGAAGTAAAAGAGCCAACAAAAGAAGTTGAAGGGGTAAAAGAAGAAGAAAAAGAACCAACGAAAGAAGTTGAAGAAACAAAAGAAGAAGAAAAAGAACCGGTAAAAGAAGTTGAAGAAACAAAAGAAGAAGAAAAAGAACCGGTAAAAGAAGTTGAAGAAACAAAAGAAGAAGTGAAAGAACCGGTAAAAGAAGTAAAAGAGGAAGTAAAAGAGCCAACGAAAGAAGTTGAAGAAGCGAAAGAGGAAGTGGACGAGCCAACAACAGGAGTTGAAGGATCGAAAGCGGAGGTAAAAGAAACAGGAAAAAAAATTGAAGGTTCAAAAGACGCGGTAAATCAATCAGCAGTAGTCCAAGAACAAAACGTGAATAATCAAGTTGTGAAAGAAAATAAACCAGCTGTTAATAAGCAAGAAGAAAGTAAGAAATCATTAGGAGCAACAGGTGGACAAGAGAATACATCAACATTACTTTCAGGCATAGCGTTAGTTCTTTCAGCACTGAGTATGTTTGTATTTAGAAAGAGATTATTTAAGAAATAAAAAACGTTTTATCTTATTATAACGTAAGATGATTATATGAGTTTTTGAGAAGACATTATCATGGCGATTTCATTTTGAAATATGCTTATGGTGATGTCTTTTTTAGAAGGATATAAATGGAAAAGGTGTGAATATATTAGTGAAGGAGGAGAGGTTATGTATGTCAGTTCTATTTTGAAAATTGAAGAGGTGGCAGCATTTATTGCGAATATGAATAAAGATGCTACTCATCATGTTGGCTATTGTGGAGATGAGAAAGAGGAGTTGTTACAGACAATTATTCATGATTTTTCAGATATAGGCTGGGAACAATCTTTTGTTGCTACTTATGAGAATAATAATTTAATAGGTTTATTAGGATTTGATGTGGATGAAGTAAAGAAATGTGCAGAGATATGGGGGCCGTTTATTATCGCAGAGAATTGGGAAGAAGTTGCTTTACATATGTGGAAGTAAATCCAGAGTTTCAAGAAGCGAATATCGAATTTATTGCAACCGCTGAAAATAGTAGAAGAAAAGGTGTCGGAGAGCGGTTATTACAAAAGGCAATTCAGTATATTATTTCCTTCCAAGGAATGAAGGAGATAGAATTATGTTTGAATACGAATAATGATCGTGCGATGAAATTGTACAAGAAAGTAGGATTTGAGGAGAAGGCATGTTTACAACACTATATAATAGAGTGAAAACCCATTCGTATGAAAATTATATTTCATACGAATGGGTTTTATTAATCTACTTTTCCCTCAGTTGTTACGGATTCAGAAGTAATTTGAGGTGCTAATCGTTACATAACCTTTTTTATTTTTTGAGATACTTCTTTTGTTTGCAAATTAACATCTTCTTTTCGCAGCTCCTTAAAGAGCGAAATGACCATAAGAACGACTACGATAGAAAATGGTAGTGCTGCGATGATAGCTGCGATTTGTAGTGCATTTAATCCTCCAGCTTGTAATAAAATAGCGGCAATTATCGCGATTGTTAATCCCCATATAAGTTTTAAACTATTTTTCGGTGATAAGCTTCCGTTACTCGTTTGCATTGAAACAACAAATGTTGCTGAATCGGCAGAAGTAACGAAAAATGTGGCTACTAAAATTAACCCGATAATCGTTAAAAAGGTAGAAAATGGTAGATGTGAAATAACAGCAAATAATCCAATCTCTGTACCATTTTTTGCAATTTCATCAGCTATTCCAAGCGATTGGAACATTTCCATATGAATTGCGGTACCACCAAATACTGCAAACCAAAATGTACAGATAAGAGTTGGGACTAATACAACTCCAAAAATAAATTCTTTTATTGTGCGTCCTTTAGAAATACGTGCGATAAATGTGCCGACGAATGGAGACCAAGAGATCCACCATCCCCAATAGAAAATAGTCCAGTTTTCAATCCAAGAAGAAGATTTTTCACTAAATGCTCCTAAATTTAATCCCATACTAGGTAAAGCGCCGATATAAGAACCGAGTGTAGATGTGAAATATTTCATAATAAATACAGTTGGTCCTAAAAGTAAGAAAGAGATGAGTAAAATACCTGCAAGAGAGAAATTCAAGTTACTCAAATATTTAATCCCACGATCTAAGCCAGTTTGTGCACTTGTTAAATATAAAACAGCGAAGATAGCTATAAGTACGAGCTGAGTAAGTAAAGTGTTATGAATGGAAGGGAATAAATAGCTTAATCCTCCAGCAATTTGTTGAGCACCAATCCCAACAGATGGTACAATGCCAAACACTGTGGCTAAAACAGCTAAAATATCAACTGTTTTTCCGATACGGGAATTTTTCGATCGATTAAATAATGGAGTAACTGTAGCCCCGATAGTGCTACCTTTTTGTTTGCGGAATGTGAAATATGCAATTGTTAAAGCGACCATTGCGTATAGTGACCACGGAAAGAGTCCCCAGTGGAAAAATGAATATTGCATAGCGAGTTTGGCGCTTTCTTCTGTACCTGCTTTTCCTGTTAACGGATCTGTAAAATGTGAAATCGGTTCAGCGATTCCATAAAAGAGGAGTCCAATTCCCATTCCTGCCCCAAACAACATGGATAGCCAAGATGGATAATTATATTTTGGCTTTTCTCCATCTTTACCGAGACGAATAGAACCGTACTTGGAAAATGCTAAAT
This DNA window, taken from Bacillus cereus ATCC 14579, encodes the following:
- the opuD gene encoding glycine betaine transporter OpuD yields the protein MIKKENSVFYISFLLTTLFIIWGITPASWIQDYDLQSVTSSLNSFILNKFGWFYSLLMTTMIILAAYLAFSKYGSIRLGKDGEKPKYNYPSWLSMLFGAGMGIGLLFYGIAEPISHFTDPLTGKAGTEESAKLAMQYSFFHWGLFPWSLYAMVALTIAYFTFRKQKGSTIGATVTPLFNRSKNSRIGKTVDILAVLATVFGIVPSVGIGAQQIAGGLSYLFPSIHNTLLTQLVLIAIFAVLYLTSAQTGLDRGIKYLSNLNFSLAGILLISFLLLGPTVFIMKYFTSTLGSYIGALPSMGLNLGAFSEKSSSWIENWTIFYWGWWISWSPFVGTFIARISKGRTIKEFIFGVVLVPTLICTFWFAVFGGTAIHMEMFQSLGIADEIAKNGTEIGLFAVISHLPFSTFLTIIGLILVATFFVTSADSATFVVSMQTSNGSLSPKNSLKLIWGLTIAIIAAILLQAGGLNALQIAAIIAALPFSIVVVLMVISLFKELRKEDVNLQTKEVSQKIKKVM